GTGGTTTGCGAGCGACGAGCGGTGGAGAAGGAGAAGCAGAAAAGGGAGGAGTCAGACACGCGAAGGAAAGGTAAGATGATAGGAGGGAAGAACAACGGGGTTCAGATCCAGGTTGAGGAGCCTTGTGACCAGTAACTTCAACAGTGGGTCTCTGCATATTCGAGAAGACTCAAATCGAAGAAGAAAATTTGGGGAATGATGAAGAAACCTTAGGTTAGGAAGAAGGAGATGTACCTGGTCAGGAGAGTCCGGTTCGGGAGGTGTGGTGCGGCGGAAGCCGGTTAAGGAGGCGTAGACGGTTTTGTTGTGAGCGGCGGTGTATGCTCCTCTTCCGGCGGAGCATGAGTTGGAGAAGTCGGCCATGAGGGCGGCGGCCATGTGAGAGTCGAGAGGTTTCTGGGTCAGTCACGAGGTTTTTTGAGAGAGCATGGATGAATGGATTGGTTAAGTGTTTGGGAGAAAgtattcatttttaaaaacaatatattTACCGACGGAATTTCTGTTAGCTTTCCGTCGCTAACGTCTTACAAAATTTACCGAGGGATTTAGCGACGGGCGATCATCAGCGACGGTacaaatccgtcgctaatttgtaatataaaatataaaaatagaatTAGCGACGGAACAACAGCGAGGCTTCTTGTCCGTCGCTAAATTTAAAAACAGTATATTTATTTCCAAACCGTGGAtccgtcgctattagcgacggatttttgACCCTCGCTAAAATCCGTCGGTAAATCACATTTTTTTAGTAGTGTTGGACGTTGCACCCTTGTACACTTCAGTGTTGGTCGGTGGGGTTTTTCATGAGTGGTTTTGGGTTTTCTTGTAGAAACGTCCTAAGAAGGTTCATTTGATAAAGAAGTAATGGTGATCGAGATGAGGCCATTAGGGAAGTTGGCTCTCTTGTATGCCAAGAAATGCTTCATGTAGGAGAAAATGAGGTAGGGTGAATCCAATATCGTATTCTCCTGTATCTTACACACTGCATAGTGTGTAATCATTGACACACGATTCCTTGCTCCTCCCTTGGGGAGGAAAATCCTACTGACCACGCATGTATGAACTTAGCCTTAGGGAGAAGGCTTCCATATTCTTGATCTTCTAGGTGCTCAATGCCCCAAAGCATGGTCTTCACCCTAGCAAACTAATGTACGTCTAAAATGCAGGATTTTTATCACATTCGACATACTGTTTGGGTGTGGCTATCAAGCTAGTTATGGAAGCTCGGTGATCGGAAGAAAGGAGGTTGAGAGGGTGGTGAGGGAAGTGATGATGGGTGAAGAGGGGAAGGGCATGAGTAGGAGGGCAATAGAACTAAAAGAAGTAGTGTTGAAAGTGATTCATTGCTGTGGAAAAAATCATGAAACTCTTGCTGGTGTGGCTAACCAATACATAGGTTGTGTCAGCCATGAGTTCTCTAAATCATTTTAAGTGAATATGCGGTAAAATCACTTTAATCGTGTAGtaatattttgacatgtgttatgagttgaaattttttaatatacatgtcaaaatattattaGGTCACCTAAGCTAGAGTAATTTTACCTCATATTTGTCTAGGTTGATTTTAAAATTTCCTAGTGGtaattatcaattttttaaaaaattgattgtctgaaTCGCCAAATATGAGATAAATTCACCCTAGCCTAATTGCCAAAGtaatattttgacatgtgtTTTAGGAAATTTCAGTCCATGACACGTGTTAAATATTATTTGACCATTTAAACTAGAGTGATTTTACTCATACATATTTGCTTGAGATAACTTAGACAAGATTGCAATATGAGAATGAGTGTTCATCATCTTACTTTTTCAGTGGTAATCATTATATTTGAATATAAATTCAAGTTTTTATCTTTatacttttaattattttttttggaacatCACTCATTATCAAACAATTATCAAATTTTTTCTTTCCCATttgtcacaatttttttttatcaaaaaaaaaaattttaaatttagtgGTTTGGAAAATCTTATCCACCAACGGCTCTTCGGTTCGAAACCAGTAAAATATCAGAATCTATTATCAtgatttgaaattaaataatttgTTGAAGTTGTTCTAAtgattatctttttttttctgttaaAAAAATGATTATCTTAAAATGCTTATCTTTAATTCAATCTCTAAGTTATCTTTTATATTCAAATCCTTATTTTTAAATCTGATTGATTTATAATCCATTACCATATGGTTATCATAATTTAAAATAGAAATATTatcttaaattaaattattgttATTCTTAATTTAATATCGGTTTCTTGTTCCAATCTCTACTTTAAAATTTTGATCTATATTCCTTGTGATCATATCAACTATTTAAGATAACCATCTCAATTTTCAAATTCTAACAAACACTATGCATTTGGATATACCATATCAAGTAAAGATAAATTTAACTTCTAACGATATCTTCTTATCCTATAACTTCCTCCTCACTCGTATCACTCTGCTATATATTAAGCGACAAGAAATAGAAGCGAAATTTAATTTCACACTTTAGCTTTCACCTACACAAGAACAAAGAAACGTTTGTGACAATTCTAGAGCACCAAAAGCAAAGAGACGTACATCTACTATGGCATCATCCAAGCAACGTGAAAACTTGGTCTTCATTGCCAAGCTCACCCAACAAGTTGAACGCTATGAAGGTTTCTCTCTCGAAAACAATTTTCGCAACTCCTTTCTCTTTAATtttagggttaatggtcaaattagtttcTAATTTTGTATTCTAATTTGATTTTAGTCAATTGGTAGAAAAATAACGTTGTTTTTGACGGCCTTCGGCTGAAGAACTAAAATTAAACTCACTTATAAAATTTTGGACTaattaatttgaccattaaccttGATTTTAAATCTTTAATTCACTCACTTTTATTGTATTAATGGCAGATATGGTGGATGCGATGAACAATGTGGCGAGACTGAATGTTGAATTGACTGCTGAAGAACGCGATCTTCTATACGATGCGTACAAGAATGTAGTGGTTAAACGCAGGGCGTCGTGGAGAATCTTGTCCCTTCttgagaagaaggaagaatCAAAAGTGAACAAATTGAATGTGAAAAGGATTAAGGAGTTCAGGGAAAAGTTGGAATCAGAGTTGATTACTATCTGCACTGATATCATAACCATCATTGATCAACATCTCCTTCCACAGTCCTCCTCCGGTGAATCCAATGTTATCTACTACAAAATGTAAGTCATCTGAGTTTTGCTTCTTCATCTGAGTTTTGAATTTCACTGATTTAATTACTTCCCCTTTAATTGCAGGAAAGGTGACGGTTACCGCTATTTGGCTGAACTTAAGAGTGGCCATGAGCTAGAAGAGACAGCTAATAAGTCCTTGAAAGCTTATCAGGTTTGTTACTTTCAATACCTTTGATGCAATTTGAATTCCTTTGCATTGTGACAATTTTCGCCTAGAACCTGTGACATATTTTGTGGTATTTTTTGCTTCAACTGTGTGAAGTGTGTACCACCCATTAATGGCTAAAAATTTATGGTAGTCTAGGATATTTGATTGGAATAAAATGATTAAACAAGTAATACTCCAATCTTACTATGTTAATTAGTATTAATGaaatctatattttatttattaatttatttccaacttaTTTATCTCTATTGTGATTGGATcagagttatttaacccaaactttatcatgggtcatttagacaacccctcaATTGAATCATTCAGGCGAAATTGAAGTAGAGGAAACTTCACATAGAAATGCTACAGCGACATaacaaatcatcatcatatctGAAATATGCATGACACCAATAGATCCATTAAATTGATTGATAAACCAAAAGTTAGAACTCGGAccataaaaaatcaaaaataagaacaacaGTATACAACAACAAGAACCCTTCTTTCATTCAGCACTCCACCGCCATGGATAGGTTGGTGAAACCAGAAACAGATGCAAATGAGGTATAGAGGTCGTTGGCAGCGAGCAATACAGACCGTCAGATTCTCATTAAAACTAATGAAGGGTCTTGATCCTCTCATATGACATGGTCATGTGGGATAGACACATGACATGATCCAAAATCCACGTTAATGTTATTATCTCATCCTCAATAGTATTCTAATATTGATAATAATACTCTTATTATTTCATATTTGCAGGAAGCTTACACCAGAGCAGAAACTGAGTTGCCTGCTGCACATCCCATTAGATTGGGTTTGGCTTTGAACTTCTCTGTCTTCTATTATGAGATTTTGAACTCTCGTGAAAGGTAGGTCTAATGTTACCCTCCCCATGCGCTAATGCTACATACTAAGAATGTCTGTCCAACAAGTTTTAACATACTCCTCCTTGTATTTCAGGGCTTATCACCTTGCCGTGGAGGCAGTTGATGCAGCACTCTCCGAGTTGGTTCCTCACAATGAGGAAACTTCCAAAGATGAGGAAAATTCCACAGATGTGGAAACTTCAGAAGACAGCTCATACATTATCAAGCTTATGAGAGAAAACATCACCTTATGGACTCCTGAGGTCCCTAAAGAACAGGTCCCTAAAGAACGAGGGTCTTCAAGCTTGTTGAAGTTCAAAGAACTCAAATCAAGCTTTCTATGTGGAATTAACAAAGCTAAGTAGGAAATTTGATCTCACTATTGAGCATTTCCAATACCTCATCACTCTAATGTTCGTAGCCAACCAAattagattttgttttttttttatagggaaatgttagttgttagttgttagtaatgttagttaATTAGTTCATTCACCAGGGTTTGAACCTGGCCCGTTcacccttttgctttgggttttattttaatgttttcttCTCCACTAATGAATATAATTATTGGTGGAACCAAAGCTTATGTGTAAAATAACTGGTTTAAAATTTGTCAAATTGGCCCAGTATTGTTAATTACATACTTCATCTGCAAATTTCCATCAACATTTCAACGAGGTATACATGATAGCCAGCAAGCATGTATATAACCATCTTTCCATCAAAAGATGGCAGGAAATAGCTCAGGCAGGCAAAGTTAGAAAAGGGGAGGAGATATATGATTTTTGCCTTTATATGATTTAGTCCAAACTCCTTTTCTTTTATAAGCAAAATTTAGTCCAAACTCCTATTTAACTGCCCAAGATAAAACTATTAATTTCTTTCAGCAAGTAACCAAGAATAACTACTGCTACTTAGCAAAAGGAGAAAAGCACAAGCAGAACTTACAATAAAACAAAGCACCACCATGAACTAATGTGTCCAAATAAGTAAAATTGACACATATATGATGCCtatgataaaattaaaataagaaagtaTTTTAAATCagaaatagataaaaaaaagttttatagCCATTGGATGCATTCTATCAGCTTACAAAGTTTGACACAATCAGGCTCAAATATGAGTTTCCTATGAAACTCATTCTATGGAATTAAAGGAACAATCACAATTACATTAATTCACATCATGGTCGGAGAGTTTCAAATGACAAAACAGAATCActctttgaaaattgaaatcaaaGGAACTTAATCACCATTTTGAAAGAAATCTACACACAAAATTGGGGACCCCATCAAATAAAACATCATTTTCTTCTCATCCACACAAGGGCTCAACAAAAGTTACCTTATGACCATCGCTTTTGAatctttttgaaattcaaatcgGTTCAAATGAAGGTAGAGGAATGAGAAGGGGGAGGTAGGTGACCTTGGAAGTGAGACCATAGACATTTCCCTTAGCGGCCATATCTGCCATGTGTATCCGCACCTTCACCATCTTTGCTCTTTGTTAGGTTTTGGCCGCGCTTACTAACCACTGCTTACCATTTGAGTTATTTTTTAGGGACAAGTTATGCTATTGGTTGAGCCAATATATCAGACCCCTTAAAAAATAATGTAGTTAAAGTAGTTGATGACCATAACTAATTCAACTtgcttttcttaatttttattcatcattaatgagTTGTATAGTGAAAATAgtaaaaagaggaaaaaaaaactcaattaagTTATGGTGTtgctatttaaaaaataattaatgcaccGTAAAGTCAAACttagttcttataaaaaaggTGAAACTTTATGTCTCatttagttcttataaaaaaacaaaatgagtTTCCTAATGTATTCATATGCACTGTATTATCAATAATTTTGAACCAATGAACCTAATTTGTAAAAATGCTAGAGAACATGCCAATTGTAGAAGGGAAGCCCAAAAAAACTTCGTAAAGTGCCACATGCAAAATAAAACTTTTTAACAACTTCTAAATTATTATACAATTGGCGAAGACTAGGGTGGATTTTTTAAAATTGGTCCACCATTGATCGTGAAATAAGCATTGTCAGATTTAAGATTCTAGGAATATTTTTATATTGATGACTAGGATTGA
This portion of the Lotus japonicus ecotype B-129 chromosome 3, LjGifu_v1.2 genome encodes:
- the LOC130748137 gene encoding uncharacterized protein LOC130748137, with amino-acid sequence MAAALMADFSNSCSAGRGAYTAAHNKTVYASLTGFRRTTPPEPDSPDQRPTVEVTGHKAPQPGSEPRCSSLLSSYLSFACLTPPFSASPSPPLVARKPPQA
- the LOC130743558 gene encoding 14-3-3-like protein C, giving the protein MASSKQRENLVFIAKLTQQVERYEDMVDAMNNVARLNVELTAEERDLLYDAYKNVVVKRRASWRILSLLEKKEESKVNKLNVKRIKEFREKLESELITICTDIITIIDQHLLPQSSSGESNVIYYKMKGDGYRYLAELKSGHELEETANKSLKAYQEAYTRAETELPAAHPIRLGLALNFSVFYYEILNSRERAYHLAVEAVDAALSELVPHNEETSKDEENSTDVETSEDSSYIIKLMRENITLWTPEVPKEQVPKERGSSSLLKFKELKSSFLCGINKAK